In one bacterium genomic region, the following are encoded:
- the rlmN gene encoding 23S rRNA (adenine(2503)-C(2))-methyltransferase RlmN, whose amino-acid sequence MTDGGPERTDLKGMTLTELEGFLARWGKERYRARQLFRWIYQKHVDDFAAMTDLSKELRGILAASCRVSGFPAERVEISSDGTEKYLFRLEDGEAVESVLIPDEGRRTLCISSQVGCPLLCGFCATGAAGFRRNMTSAEIVQQACFAAKRLAERGERLSNVVFMGMGEPLLNVPEVSRTIGILLSQFAFGISGKRVTVSTAGIVPGMLSLAAEHPVSFAVSINAARDDLRSLLMPVNRNYPLKEVVAAMRMVPLQSGRKVTAEYVLLSGVNDSTEDAHSLSRLFRGGEIKVNLIPYNPHEASPYRAPEADTVDRFRNVLVAGGVQTIRRERRGADIRAACGQLRTAAGGSGGVAAGGGGASGEKGLSAVPDLPIVL is encoded by the coding sequence ATGACGGACGGCGGCCCTGAGCGGACGGATCTGAAGGGGATGACCCTCACCGAACTGGAGGGGTTTCTCGCCCGGTGGGGGAAGGAGCGGTACCGCGCCCGTCAGCTCTTCCGCTGGATCTACCAGAAGCACGTCGATGACTTCGCGGCGATGACGGACCTGTCGAAGGAGCTCCGGGGGATCCTCGCGGCGTCGTGCCGCGTGTCCGGTTTCCCGGCGGAGCGGGTCGAGATCTCCTCCGACGGGACGGAGAAGTACCTCTTCCGGCTCGAGGACGGCGAGGCGGTCGAAAGCGTACTGATCCCGGACGAGGGGCGGCGAACCCTTTGCATCTCCTCCCAGGTCGGGTGTCCGCTCCTTTGCGGTTTTTGCGCCACGGGCGCGGCCGGCTTCCGAAGGAACATGACCTCCGCCGAGATCGTCCAGCAGGCATGTTTCGCGGCGAAGCGCCTCGCGGAGCGGGGGGAGCGCCTGTCGAACGTCGTGTTCATGGGAATGGGGGAGCCGCTGCTGAACGTTCCGGAAGTGTCCCGGACGATCGGGATCCTCCTGTCGCAGTTCGCGTTCGGGATCTCGGGCAAGCGGGTCACCGTCTCCACGGCGGGGATCGTTCCCGGGATGCTGTCGCTCGCGGCGGAGCACCCCGTCAGCTTCGCCGTCTCGATCAACGCCGCCCGTGACGATCTCCGGTCCCTCCTGATGCCGGTCAACCGGAACTATCCGCTGAAGGAGGTCGTCGCCGCGATGCGGATGGTCCCGTTGCAAAGCGGACGGAAGGTGACCGCGGAGTACGTTCTGCTGTCGGGCGTGAACGATTCGACGGAGGACGCTCACTCTCTCTCCCGGCTGTTCCGCGGGGGGGAGATCAAGGTCAACCTCATTCCCTACAACCCGCACGAGGCGTCGCCGTACCGGGCGCCGGAGGCGGATACGGTGGATCGGTTCCGGAACGTTCTCGTCGCGGGAGGGGTGCAGACGATCAGACGGGAGCGGCGGGGCGCCGACATCCGCGCCGCCTGCGGGCAGCTGCGGACGGCGGCGGGAGGGTCCGGCGGAGTCGCCGCAGGAGGGGGGGGCGCCTCGGGGGAAAAAGGGTTGAGCGCCGTACCCGATCTGCCTATAGTCTTATAA
- a CDS encoding NADP-dependent isocitrate dehydrogenase gives MTTGTAKIIWTKTDEAPALATYSFLPIVQAFTKGTGVSVETRDISLAGRIIANFPEKLTEKQRTPDYLAQLGELALKPEANIVKLPNVSASIPQLKAAIKELREHGYDIPDYPEEPKNDADRELQDRFAKVLGSAVNPVLRQGNSDRRAPLSVKLFSKKHPVKMGPWTADSKTHVAHMTGGDFYGSEKSVTVKKPTSLRIEFVADDGKTTVLKKKLDLLEGEVIDAAVMNVRALRKFYEEQIEDAKRSGVLLSLHLKATMMKISDPIMFGHAVSVFFRDVFEKHETVLKELGVNPNNGLGDLYAKIKKLPDAKRAEIEADIQAVYKNRPALAMVDSDKGITNLHVPSDVIVDASMPVVVRDSGKMWGPDGKPHDTKAMIPDRCYATTYRTIIEDCKEHGAFDPATIGSVPNVGLMAQKAEEYGSHDKTFQAPGNGTIRAVDDSGATVLEQKVEEGDIFRMCQAKDLPIRDWVKLAVNRVKATGAHAVFWLDRNRAHDAQIILKVNRYLKDHDTKGMEFHILAPIEAMKFTLERFRAGKDTISVTGNALRDYLTDLFPIIEVGTSAKMLSIVPLLGGGGLFETGAGGSAPKHVQQFVKEGYLRWDSLGEFSALMASLEHLGNAFRNEKALVFSETLDQAIAKFLDNNRSPARKVGQIDNRGSHFYLAMYWAEALAAQTKDKELQARFAGVAKQLQENEAKINQELLGAQTKPMDIGGYYDPDPVKTSKAMRPSATFNAIVDAIA, from the coding sequence ATGACAACAGGAACAGCGAAGATCATCTGGACGAAAACCGACGAGGCACCCGCGTTGGCGACCTACTCCTTCCTTCCCATCGTCCAGGCGTTCACGAAGGGAACCGGCGTTTCCGTCGAGACGAGGGATATCTCGCTGGCGGGAAGGATCATCGCGAACTTCCCCGAAAAATTGACCGAGAAGCAGAGGACCCCGGATTACCTGGCGCAGCTGGGCGAACTCGCGCTGAAACCGGAGGCCAATATCGTCAAGCTGCCCAACGTCAGCGCCTCCATCCCGCAGTTGAAGGCGGCGATCAAGGAGCTGCGGGAGCACGGCTACGACATCCCGGACTATCCCGAGGAACCGAAAAACGACGCGGACAGGGAGCTTCAGGATCGATTCGCAAAGGTTCTCGGAAGCGCCGTGAACCCCGTCCTGCGGCAGGGAAACTCCGATCGAAGGGCGCCGCTCTCGGTGAAATTGTTCTCAAAGAAGCATCCGGTCAAGATGGGTCCCTGGACCGCCGATTCGAAAACCCACGTGGCTCACATGACCGGCGGGGATTTTTACGGAAGCGAGAAATCCGTGACCGTGAAAAAGCCGACGAGCCTCCGGATCGAGTTCGTCGCCGATGACGGGAAAACGACCGTCCTGAAAAAGAAGCTGGATCTGCTGGAAGGGGAAGTGATCGACGCCGCGGTGATGAATGTCCGGGCCTTGCGGAAATTCTACGAAGAGCAGATCGAAGACGCGAAAAGGAGCGGCGTCCTGCTGTCGCTGCACCTCAAGGCCACCATGATGAAAATATCCGACCCGATCATGTTCGGTCACGCCGTTTCGGTCTTTTTCAGGGATGTCTTCGAAAAGCATGAGACGGTGCTGAAAGAGCTGGGCGTGAACCCGAACAACGGCCTGGGCGACCTGTACGCGAAAATAAAGAAGCTGCCCGACGCGAAACGGGCGGAAATCGAGGCGGACATCCAGGCCGTATACAAGAATCGGCCGGCGCTCGCGATGGTCGACTCCGACAAGGGGATCACGAACCTGCATGTGCCGAGCGACGTCATCGTCGACGCGTCGATGCCGGTGGTTGTTCGCGACTCGGGGAAAATGTGGGGTCCGGACGGAAAGCCGCACGATACGAAGGCGATGATTCCCGATCGGTGTTACGCGACGACGTATCGTACGATCATCGAGGATTGCAAGGAGCATGGGGCGTTCGATCCCGCGACCATCGGATCCGTTCCGAACGTCGGCCTCATGGCCCAGAAGGCGGAGGAGTACGGTTCCCACGACAAGACGTTCCAGGCGCCGGGGAACGGGACGATCCGCGCCGTCGACGATTCCGGGGCCACCGTGCTGGAGCAGAAGGTGGAAGAGGGGGATATCTTCCGGATGTGCCAGGCGAAGGATCTCCCGATCCGGGATTGGGTGAAGCTTGCCGTCAACAGGGTGAAGGCGACCGGCGCTCACGCCGTTTTCTGGCTGGACAGGAACAGGGCGCACGATGCGCAGATCATCCTGAAGGTCAACCGGTACCTGAAGGATCACGACACGAAGGGGATGGAGTTCCATATCCTGGCCCCGATCGAGGCGATGAAATTCACGCTGGAACGGTTCAGGGCGGGGAAAGACACGATCTCCGTCACCGGGAACGCGTTGCGCGATTATCTGACCGACCTCTTCCCGATCATCGAAGTGGGCACCAGCGCGAAGATGCTGTCGATCGTGCCCCTTCTGGGCGGCGGCGGGCTGTTCGAGACGGGAGCCGGCGGCTCGGCGCCCAAGCATGTCCAGCAGTTCGTCAAGGAAGGGTACCTGCGGTGGGATTCCCTCGGTGAATTTTCGGCGCTGATGGCCTCCCTGGAACATCTGGGGAACGCGTTCAGGAACGAAAAGGCGCTCGTCTTTTCGGAGACGCTGGACCAGGCGATCGCCAAGTTCCTGGACAACAACCGGTCCCCGGCCCGGAAAGTAGGCCAGATCGACAACCGGGGAAGTCATTTCTACCTCGCGATGTATTGGGCGGAGGCGCTGGCCGCGCAGACGAAGGACAAGGAGCTTCAGGCGCGCTTCGCGGGCGTGGCGAAGCAGCTGCAAGAGAACGAGGCGAAGATCAACCAGGAGCTGCTCGGGGCACAGACGAAGCCGATGGATATCGGCGGCTACTACGATCCGGACCCCGTCAAGACGTCGAAGGCGATGCGCCCCAGCGCGACCTTCAACGCGATCGTGGACGCCATCGCGTAA
- a CDS encoding 2-oxoacid:acceptor oxidoreductase family protein, with amino-acid sequence MSGRYEIRFSGSGGQGLILAGVIFAEAATIFDKKTAVQSQSYGPEARGGASKSEVIISDSPIDFPKATEIDLMLALTPEACQKYYKDIKPDGILLVDEDFVKETPKGTFKVIRLPIIRTASEEIGKAFVANIVAIGAIAALTGQVTIGAVEKAVLSRVPKGTEELNKRALMAGYELAKARAH; translated from the coding sequence ATGAGCGGACGATACGAGATCCGGTTTTCCGGCTCCGGCGGACAGGGATTGATCCTGGCCGGGGTCATCTTTGCCGAGGCGGCGACGATCTTCGACAAGAAAACCGCCGTGCAGAGCCAATCGTACGGTCCCGAGGCCCGCGGCGGAGCGTCCAAGTCGGAAGTCATCATCTCCGACTCCCCGATCGACTTCCCGAAGGCGACGGAGATCGACCTGATGCTCGCCCTCACACCCGAGGCGTGCCAGAAGTACTACAAGGACATCAAGCCGGACGGCATCCTCCTGGTGGACGAAGACTTCGTGAAGGAGACCCCCAAGGGGACGTTCAAGGTGATCCGGCTTCCCATCATCCGGACCGCGTCCGAGGAGATCGGGAAGGCGTTCGTCGCGAACATCGTGGCCATCGGCGCCATCGCCGCGCTCACAGGGCAGGTGACCATCGGCGCGGTGGAGAAGGCGGTCCTCTCCCGGGTTCCCAAGGGGACCGAGGAACTGAACAAGAGGGCGCTGATGGCCGGGTATGAACTCGCCAAGGCACGAGCTCACTGA
- the mtnP gene encoding S-methyl-5'-thioadenosine phosphorylase, translating to MAGILGVIGGSGLYEMEGLRNVRRVSVRTPFGAPSDAITVGELEGRTLAFLPRHGRGHRFSPSQINYRANIYAMKKIGAGAILSISAVGSMKERIRPGDIVAVDQFYDHTKFRPNTFFSDGVAGHISFADPVCPDLSAVAYTAARKVVRRVHRGGTYLCMEGPAFSTRAESEIHRKWGVDVIGMTNMPEAKLAREAEICYATLALATDYDCWHVVQEDVSVEAILDVLQRNVENSKRIVREIALRLPLPGRCRCGEALKHAIITDRKRIPPAARRRLSLLIGKYL from the coding sequence ATGGCGGGCATCCTCGGCGTCATCGGCGGTTCCGGCCTCTACGAAATGGAGGGGTTGAGGAACGTCCGGCGAGTCTCCGTCCGGACCCCGTTCGGCGCCCCGTCCGACGCGATCACCGTGGGCGAGCTCGAGGGGAGGACGCTCGCCTTCCTGCCGCGCCACGGGAGGGGACACCGGTTCTCCCCCTCGCAGATCAACTACCGCGCGAACATCTACGCGATGAAGAAGATCGGCGCGGGGGCGATCCTCTCGATTTCGGCCGTCGGCAGCATGAAGGAACGGATCCGGCCGGGCGACATCGTCGCCGTCGACCAGTTCTACGACCACACGAAATTCCGCCCGAACACCTTCTTCAGCGACGGTGTGGCGGGGCACATCTCCTTCGCCGATCCGGTCTGCCCGGATCTCTCCGCCGTTGCGTACACCGCGGCGCGCAAGGTCGTCCGGCGCGTCCACCGCGGAGGGACGTACCTCTGCATGGAGGGCCCCGCCTTCTCCACGCGGGCCGAGTCCGAAATCCATCGGAAGTGGGGGGTCGACGTCATCGGGATGACGAACATGCCCGAGGCGAAGCTCGCCCGGGAGGCGGAGATCTGTTACGCCACGCTCGCGCTGGCGACCGACTACGACTGCTGGCATGTCGTGCAGGAGGATGTTTCGGTCGAAGCGATCCTCGACGTCCTGCAGCGGAACGTGGAGAACTCGAAGCGGATCGTCCGGGAGATCGCCCTTCGGCTTCCTCTTCCGGGGCGGTGCCGATGCGGGGAGGCGCTGAAGCACGCGATCATCACGGACCGGAAGCGGATCCCGCCGGCGGCCCGCCGTCGCCTCTCCCTCCTGATCGGGAAATACCTGTGA
- a CDS encoding 4Fe-4S dicluster domain-containing protein → MAKEQAAEKIEATENPKVKISIIPRYCKGCEICVKLCPTKVLGMDMFKVKVVDIDKCTICMACELRCPDFAIFVEKK, encoded by the coding sequence ATGGCGAAGGAACAGGCGGCGGAGAAGATCGAGGCGACCGAGAACCCGAAGGTCAAGATCAGCATCATCCCGCGGTATTGCAAGGGGTGCGAGATCTGCGTGAAGCTGTGCCCCACCAAGGTGCTCGGGATGGACATGTTCAAGGTGAAGGTGGTCGACATCGACAAGTGCACGATCTGCATGGCGTGCGAGCTGCGGTGTCCCGACTTCGCGATCTTCGTCGAAAAGAAATAG
- the sucD gene encoding succinate--CoA ligase subunit alpha, producing MSIFINKDTKVLVQGITGSVGAFHTKQMLEYGTKIVGGVTPGKAGAKIEGVPVFHSVHDAVKATGANASVVYVPPGFAADAICEAFDAGLDIVICITEGIPILDMVKAKRFMDGKKTRLVGPNCPGVITPGECKIGIMPGYIHKPGTIGIVSKSGTLTYEAVHQVTTIGLGQSTCIGIGGDPINGTNFIDVLSAFQADPKTEAVIMIGEIGGTAEEEAAAFVKAKMTKPVVGFVAGLTAPKGKRMGHAGAIISGGKGTAAEKIEAFRAAGISVSETPSDMGKTLARRLGMNVN from the coding sequence ATGAGCATCTTCATCAACAAGGACACCAAGGTTCTCGTCCAGGGGATCACCGGCTCCGTGGGGGCGTTCCACACGAAGCAGATGCTGGAGTACGGAACGAAGATCGTCGGCGGCGTGACCCCCGGCAAGGCGGGCGCCAAGATCGAGGGCGTGCCCGTTTTCCATTCCGTGCACGACGCGGTCAAGGCCACCGGGGCCAACGCGTCGGTCGTCTATGTCCCGCCCGGCTTCGCGGCCGACGCGATCTGCGAGGCGTTCGACGCGGGGCTCGACATCGTCATCTGCATCACCGAGGGGATCCCCATCCTCGACATGGTGAAGGCGAAGCGGTTCATGGACGGGAAGAAGACACGGCTGGTGGGTCCGAACTGCCCGGGCGTCATCACCCCCGGGGAGTGCAAGATCGGGATCATGCCCGGCTACATCCACAAGCCGGGAACGATCGGCATCGTCTCGAAGTCGGGCACGTTGACCTACGAGGCGGTCCACCAGGTGACCACGATCGGCCTGGGGCAGTCCACCTGCATCGGCATCGGTGGCGACCCGATCAACGGGACGAACTTCATCGACGTCCTTTCCGCCTTCCAGGCCGACCCGAAGACCGAGGCGGTCATCATGATCGGCGAGATCGGCGGCACGGCGGAGGAAGAGGCGGCGGCCTTCGTGAAGGCGAAGATGACCAAGCCGGTCGTCGGATTCGTGGCGGGGCTGACCGCCCCCAAGGGGAAGCGGATGGGCCACGCCGGGGCCATCATCTCCGGCGGCAAGGGGACGGCGGCGGAGAAGATCGAGGCGTTCCGGGCGGCGGGGATCTCCGTGTCCGAGACACCCTCCGACATGGGGAAAACGCTCGCCCGCCGTCTCGGGATGAACGTCAACTAA
- a CDS encoding 2-oxoacid:ferredoxin oxidoreductase subunit beta, protein MAFNYDQYIRGGKLPHIWCPGCTYGIVFKSLLRAVDTLKLNRDDIALVSGIGCASRLPGYVDFNTLHTTHGRALGFATGIKMAKPDKHVLVVSGDGDATAIGGNHFIHACRRNIDITLLVFNNYIYGMTGGQYSPTTPSGHLATTMPYGNIDPSFNIPELAKGAGASFVARGTAYHAAGLDKLIIEAMQHKGLSVVEIMNACPTTHGRRNKFKSPTDMLLWMKDTFLPAVAFDKLPPEKTVGKLPMGVLYKKEGLPEYCETYYGLVARLKKQREGRA, encoded by the coding sequence ATGGCGTTCAATTACGACCAGTACATCCGAGGCGGGAAGCTCCCCCACATCTGGTGCCCGGGGTGCACGTACGGCATCGTCTTCAAGTCGCTCCTGCGCGCCGTCGACACGTTGAAGCTCAACCGGGACGACATCGCCCTGGTGTCCGGGATCGGGTGCGCTTCGCGTCTCCCCGGCTACGTGGACTTCAACACGCTGCACACCACCCACGGCCGGGCGCTCGGCTTCGCCACCGGGATCAAGATGGCGAAGCCCGACAAGCACGTCCTGGTGGTCAGCGGCGACGGGGACGCCACCGCGATCGGCGGGAACCACTTCATCCACGCCTGCCGGCGCAACATCGACATCACCCTGCTCGTCTTCAACAACTACATCTACGGGATGACGGGGGGCCAATATTCCCCGACGACGCCCTCCGGCCACCTGGCGACCACCATGCCGTACGGCAACATCGACCCGTCGTTCAACATCCCCGAGCTGGCGAAGGGGGCGGGGGCGAGCTTCGTCGCCCGTGGAACCGCCTACCACGCGGCAGGGCTGGACAAGCTGATCATCGAGGCGATGCAGCACAAGGGCCTCTCGGTGGTCGAGATCATGAACGCCTGCCCCACCACGCACGGGCGGCGAAACAAGTTCAAGAGCCCGACGGATATGCTCCTGTGGATGAAGGACACCTTCCTCCCGGCCGTCGCGTTCGACAAGCTGCCGCCGGAGAAGACGGTCGGAAAGCTCCCCATGGGCGTTCTCTACAAGAAGGAGGGGCTCCCCGAGTACTGCGAGACCTACTACGGGTTGGTCGCGCGGCTGAAGAAGCAGAGAGAGGGGAGGGCGTAA
- the ndk gene encoding nucleoside-diphosphate kinase: MTFAGTQRTLSIVKPDGVRKGVIGEVLRRFEASGIRVVAMRMLHLSKKEAEGFYAVHRERPFFGSLTEFMSSGPIVVMALEGEDVIARNRLLMGATDPRKADRGTIRADLADSVEQNIVHGSDAPETALIEISYFFSELDIVS, from the coding sequence ATGACCTTCGCGGGGACGCAGCGCACCCTGTCGATCGTGAAGCCCGACGGGGTCCGCAAGGGGGTCATCGGCGAGGTGCTCCGCCGCTTCGAGGCGTCGGGGATCCGCGTGGTGGCGATGCGGATGCTCCACCTCTCGAAAAAGGAGGCCGAGGGGTTCTACGCCGTGCACCGGGAGCGCCCCTTCTTCGGCTCGCTCACCGAATTCATGTCTTCGGGTCCGATCGTCGTGATGGCGCTCGAGGGGGAGGACGTCATCGCGCGCAACCGCCTGCTGATGGGAGCGACCGACCCGAGGAAGGCCGACCGGGGGACGATCCGGGCCGACCTGGCCGACAGCGTGGAACAGAACATCGTCCACGGCTCCGACGCTCCCGAGACAGCTTTAATAGAAATAAGTTATTTTTTCAGCGAATTGGATATCGTTAGTTAA
- a CDS encoding 2-oxoacid:acceptor oxidoreductase subunit alpha: MGKIKLLQGNEACAEGAVYAGCTFFAGYPITPSTEVAEFMAKRLPQIGGAFLQMEDEIAAMAAVIGGSLAGSKALTATSGPGFSLKQENIGFAALTEVPCVILNVMRGGPSTGVPTGPGQSDIMQCKWGTHGDHPVICLTPAYVQEIFTETVRAFNLSEKYRTPVILAFDEIVGHMRERIEIPDPGVLPVVNRTKPTCPPSEYLPYDDTKGDVPPMANFFEGYRYHVTGLNHGPDGFPVNASPRIHTDELRLIRKVEGNRADIVKFEETLLDDAEVAIFAYGVSGRSAKTAVEAARKEGIKVGLFRPLTIWPFPDEQVASIASRVKAIIVPELSLGQIILEVERCAKGRCKVEGIFRVDGDPINPAQILAKVKEVK; the protein is encoded by the coding sequence GTGGGCAAGATCAAACTGCTCCAGGGGAACGAGGCGTGCGCGGAAGGCGCCGTCTACGCGGGGTGCACCTTCTTCGCCGGCTACCCGATCACCCCGTCGACCGAGGTGGCCGAGTTCATGGCGAAGCGCCTCCCGCAGATCGGCGGAGCCTTCCTGCAGATGGAGGACGAGATCGCCGCGATGGCAGCGGTGATCGGGGGATCGCTGGCGGGATCGAAGGCCCTCACGGCGACTTCCGGCCCCGGGTTTTCGTTGAAACAGGAAAACATCGGGTTCGCGGCGTTGACGGAGGTCCCGTGCGTGATCCTCAACGTCATGCGCGGCGGCCCGTCGACCGGCGTCCCGACGGGTCCCGGCCAGAGCGACATCATGCAGTGCAAGTGGGGGACGCACGGCGACCACCCGGTCATTTGCCTCACCCCCGCCTACGTGCAGGAGATCTTCACCGAGACGGTCCGGGCGTTTAACCTCTCCGAGAAGTACCGCACCCCGGTGATCCTCGCCTTCGACGAGATCGTCGGGCACATGCGGGAGCGGATCGAGATCCCCGACCCTGGCGTCCTTCCGGTCGTCAACCGTACGAAGCCCACCTGCCCTCCTTCCGAGTACCTCCCCTACGACGATACGAAGGGCGACGTCCCCCCGATGGCGAATTTCTTCGAGGGGTACCGGTACCATGTGACGGGATTGAACCACGGTCCCGATGGGTTCCCCGTGAACGCCTCCCCGCGGATCCACACCGACGAGTTGCGGCTGATCCGGAAGGTCGAGGGGAACCGGGCGGATATCGTCAAGTTCGAGGAAACCCTCCTCGACGACGCCGAGGTCGCGATCTTCGCCTACGGCGTCTCCGGACGCTCCGCGAAAACGGCGGTCGAGGCGGCCCGGAAGGAAGGGATCAAGGTGGGGCTGTTCCGCCCCTTGACCATCTGGCCGTTCCCCGACGAGCAGGTCGCGTCGATCGCGTCCCGCGTCAAGGCGATCATCGTTCCGGAGCTCTCTCTCGGGCAGATCATCCTCGAGGTGGAACGGTGTGCGAAGGGCCGGTGCAAGGTCGAGGGGATCTTCCGCGTGGACGGCGATCCGATCAACCCGGCACAGATTCTCGCCAAGGTAAAGGAGGTCAAGTAG